One region of Halomicrobium urmianum genomic DNA includes:
- a CDS encoding ParA family protein, with translation MLAYSTYSEAGGVGKTTTAANLAVAHARAGLDTLLIPLDQQEGNLSRLFGVDEGRSDDVDTLAHHMIRRAKGDFADLIVEAEHGVDIIPEHNVYGDLGDWLQREKEQAEAIGEAFSTNAALLRVLKENDVRDQYDVIVCDPPATEGPHLHNAINATRSLVIPVEPSAKGAAAVDGLEQLVEGLQSTLDISVGVLAAVPTRYEDTNDQKAIIEDINYAAPEIIRKRASLMEGCWRQQCSAYTYIREYRDRRRDYELDTLAKYDRLARFLEEQADVEAPDPPEPGTLEAIA, from the coding sequence ATGCTGGCCTACAGCACGTACAGCGAGGCTGGCGGTGTCGGGAAGACGACGACAGCCGCGAACCTCGCCGTCGCGCACGCACGCGCCGGACTCGACACGCTCCTCATCCCGCTCGACCAGCAGGAGGGCAACCTCTCGCGGCTGTTCGGCGTCGACGAGGGCCGCTCAGACGACGTCGATACGCTGGCCCATCACATGATCCGCCGGGCGAAAGGTGACTTCGCGGATCTGATCGTCGAGGCCGAGCACGGCGTCGACATCATCCCCGAGCACAACGTCTACGGCGACCTCGGCGACTGGCTCCAGCGAGAGAAGGAACAGGCGGAAGCGATCGGCGAAGCGTTCTCCACGAACGCTGCCCTGCTCCGCGTCCTCAAGGAGAACGACGTCCGGGATCAGTACGACGTCATCGTCTGCGACCCGCCGGCGACGGAGGGACCGCATCTCCACAACGCGATCAACGCGACGCGGTCGCTGGTGATCCCCGTCGAACCCAGCGCCAAGGGCGCGGCGGCTGTCGATGGCCTGGAGCAACTGGTCGAAGGACTCCAGTCGACGCTGGACATCTCCGTCGGCGTCCTGGCCGCGGTCCCGACGCGCTACGAAGACACGAACGACCAGAAGGCGATTATCGAGGACATCAACTACGCGGCGCCGGAGATCATCCGGAAGCGCGCGTCGCTCATGGAAGGCTGCTGGCGGCAGCAGTGCTCTGCGTACACCTACATCCGCGAGTATCGCGATCGACGGCGCGACTACGAGCTGGACACGCTCGCGAAGTACGACCGGCTCGCCCGGTTCCTCGAGGAACAGGCCGACGTCGAGGCTCCGGACCCGCCTGAACCAGGCACGCTGGAGGCGATCGCATGA
- a CDS encoding NUDIX hydrolase, whose translation MIDDRTQWPVASGGRRVEVCSGAEPSGASVTQEFRVGAKALVTSRDRVLLIEEQRDDGSTFWTFPGGGVEAGESLRNCLRREVREELQCRVSIDQMVTSCTYRHRSKPSTVTHYAVLGAELETDPDPNPREGIIDCEWWNPDSLPPGTLEPFREIVPTVDP comes from the coding sequence ATGATCGACGATCGCACCCAGTGGCCAGTCGCCAGCGGCGGCCGACGAGTTGAGGTTTGCTCCGGAGCCGAGCCGAGCGGTGCGTCGGTCACCCAGGAGTTTCGGGTCGGAGCAAAGGCGCTGGTGACTTCTCGGGACCGCGTCCTCCTCATCGAGGAACAACGGGACGACGGGTCGACGTTCTGGACTTTCCCCGGCGGTGGTGTGGAGGCCGGCGAGTCGCTGCGGAACTGCCTCCGTCGAGAGGTTCGCGAGGAACTGCAGTGTCGTGTCAGTATCGACCAGATGGTCACCTCCTGTACGTACCGACACAGGAGCAAACCCTCCACTGTCACCCACTACGCTGTCCTCGGCGCTGAACTCGAAACTGATCCCGACCCGAACCCCCGGGAAGGGATCATCGACTGCGAGTGGTGGAACCCGGACTCGCTCCCACCCGGCACGCTCGAGCCCTTCCGTGAGATCGTACCGACCGTCGACCCGTGA
- the glmU gene encoding bifunctional sugar-1-phosphate nucleotidylyltransferase/acetyltransferase, producing the protein METVILAAGSGTRIRPLSANTPKPMLPVAGKPLVEHTADAAVEAGTERLVFVVGYREEEIRSHFGETYRGTPVRYATQETPQGTADALQAAAPYLDGPFAVLNGDSLYEPADVDELFDVCPAVAATRVATPSNYGVLSTDGGVVTDIVEKPEEPPTDLANAGGYVFPERALEWLDVDESARGERELTDVLARVLDRFDTTPVTLDRWLDVGRPWELLAGNEWKLGELDREIAGEVSETATVRGDVVVEPDATVDSGAVIEGPAMVRSGATVGPNAYVRGATLLGRDVSVGHGVEVKNSVVMAETSVNHLSYVGDSVLGRDVNFGAGTNVANLRHDEAPVEMLVKGETVSTGRRKFGVVAGDGAKTGINTSLAPGVTLSCAATTRPSEYVDKDR; encoded by the coding sequence ATGGAGACAGTCATACTCGCCGCTGGAAGCGGAACCCGCATCCGACCGCTCTCTGCGAACACGCCGAAACCGATGTTGCCGGTCGCAGGCAAACCGCTGGTCGAGCACACGGCCGACGCGGCCGTCGAAGCGGGGACCGAGCGCCTCGTCTTCGTCGTCGGATACCGGGAGGAGGAGATCAGGTCCCACTTCGGCGAGACGTACCGCGGAACGCCGGTCCGGTACGCGACACAGGAGACCCCTCAGGGTACCGCGGACGCCCTCCAGGCGGCGGCCCCGTACCTCGACGGTCCGTTTGCCGTACTGAACGGGGACAGCCTCTACGAGCCGGCGGACGTCGACGAACTGTTCGACGTCTGCCCGGCAGTCGCCGCGACGCGCGTCGCGACCCCATCGAACTACGGCGTCCTCTCGACGGACGGAGGCGTCGTCACCGACATCGTCGAGAAGCCCGAGGAACCGCCGACGGACCTGGCGAACGCGGGGGGATACGTCTTCCCCGAACGGGCCCTGGAGTGGCTGGACGTGGACGAGAGTGCCCGCGGTGAACGCGAGCTCACGGACGTCCTCGCGAGAGTCCTCGACCGCTTCGACACGACACCGGTCACGCTCGACCGATGGCTGGACGTCGGTCGGCCGTGGGAGCTTCTGGCGGGCAACGAGTGGAAACTCGGAGAGCTAGACCGGGAGATCGCCGGCGAGGTCAGCGAGACGGCGACCGTCCGCGGGGACGTCGTCGTCGAGCCGGACGCGACCGTCGATTCCGGGGCCGTCATCGAAGGGCCGGCGATGGTCCGCAGCGGCGCGACAGTCGGGCCCAACGCGTACGTCCGCGGGGCAACGCTGCTCGGCCGCGACGTCTCCGTGGGACACGGTGTCGAAGTCAAGAACAGCGTCGTTATGGCGGAGACCAGCGTCAATCACCTCTCGTACGTCGGTGATAGCGTCCTCGGCCGGGACGTGAACTTCGGCGCGGGGACGAACGTCGCGAACCTCCGCCACGACGAGGCCCCGGTCGAGATGCTCGTCAAGGGAGAGACGGTCTCGACTGGACGACGGAAGTTCGGCGTCGTCGCCGGCGACGGTGCCAAGACGGGCATCAACACCAGCCTGGCCCCCGGCGTGACGCTCTCGTGTGCGGCCACGACGCGTCCGTCGGAATACGTCGACAAGGACCGCTGA